The following are encoded in a window of Chitinophagaceae bacterium genomic DNA:
- the mltG gene encoding endolytic transglycosylase MltG, with amino-acid sequence MAVNFEADSAAFARVMTDAELLRSWHLDSNTIMTAVIPNTYSFLWNTTPEKIFSKLVKEKEKFWNEKRLAGAKALQLGPEQVYTLASIVEEETNKEEDKGKIARVYLNRMQKGMKLQADPTVKFAMKNFELKRILEKHLSYASPYNTYQNSGLPPGPICTPSSKTIDAVLNAPATNYIFFVARPDWSGLSNFSETYAEHQLHAKNYQRFLDSVNIR; translated from the coding sequence ATGGCTGTGAATTTTGAAGCGGATTCTGCTGCGTTTGCCCGGGTCATGACGGATGCGGAACTGCTGAGATCCTGGCACCTCGACAGCAATACAATAATGACGGCCGTGATACCAAATACCTATTCTTTTTTATGGAATACAACACCCGAAAAGATATTCAGCAAGCTGGTGAAGGAGAAAGAAAAGTTCTGGAATGAAAAAAGACTTGCCGGGGCAAAAGCGTTGCAACTGGGTCCCGAACAGGTTTATACCCTGGCCAGTATCGTGGAAGAAGAAACGAACAAGGAAGAAGACAAAGGAAAGATCGCCCGTGTGTACCTGAACCGCATGCAAAAAGGGATGAAGCTGCAGGCCGACCCCACGGTGAAATTTGCCATGAAGAATTTTGAACTGAAACGCATCTTGGAGAAACACCTCTCGTATGCATCGCCGTACAATACGTACCAGAACAGCGGGCTGCCCCCGGGCCCCATCTGCACGCCATCATCCAAAACAATTGATGCGGTATTGAATGCCCCCGCCACCAATTATATATTCTTTGTGGCAAGGCCCGATTGGTCGGGACTGTCTAATTTTTCTGAAACCTATGCCGAACATCAGCTCCATGCAAAAAATTACCAGCGCTTTCTGGACAGCGTCAACATCCGGTAA
- the secG gene encoding preprotein translocase subunit SecG, producing the protein MLILFGILVILASVILGLIVLIQNPKGGGLSSSFGGFGNQIMGVKQTTDVLEKGTWLFAAIVAILCITSPAFIPKEGSNANSESKDLIEGVSTKTPATTPANTATPPVQKAPDTNTAK; encoded by the coding sequence ATGTTAATATTATTCGGAATTTTAGTGATACTTGCCTCGGTGATACTTGGTCTCATCGTATTGATCCAGAACCCCAAGGGGGGCGGCCTGTCTTCCAGCTTTGGCGGATTCGGCAACCAGATCATGGGCGTAAAACAAACCACCGATGTGCTGGAAAAAGGCACCTGGTTGTTTGCAGCCATTGTAGCCATCCTGTGCATCACTTCACCGGCCTTTATACCAAAAGAAGGCAGCAATGCCAACAGCGAAAGCAAGGACCTGATCGAAGGCGTTTCAACCAAAACACCGGCCACCACACCGGCTAATACGGCCACACCGCCTGTTCAGAAAGCACCGGATACCAACACAGCTAAATAA
- a CDS encoding YihY/virulence factor BrkB family protein, translated as MTKIERIIITSFPVAFILGKSKHWYLPGFEGVPLYDVGRFFLGQVKTVGLTERASAIAYNFIMAIPPSFLFLFTLIPHLPFIKKKDILKQLTLIIKDIIPAEGYNKNIINFIDDTFFKTPVFGLLSFGLLLALFFASNAMMGIMRSFNKNYIGFAKRKGLHDRWVAIRLTTLIFGLVLGCLILLITQGAVLKWFGLKSEFWRYLILYARWIVIIALVFYSIAFIYKYAPAVHKKWRLVSPGSILATFLCILATLGFSEFVNNFGSYNALYGSIGTIIVLMALIFINSLVLLIGFELNVSIKSLRAIAERRDAHEKELAGKEKNT; from the coding sequence TTGACCAAAATTGAACGCATCATCATCACCAGTTTCCCGGTTGCTTTTATCCTAGGTAAAAGCAAACACTGGTACCTGCCCGGTTTTGAGGGCGTACCGCTGTATGATGTGGGAAGATTTTTTTTAGGACAGGTGAAAACCGTTGGTCTGACAGAAAGGGCTTCGGCCATTGCCTACAACTTCATCATGGCCATACCGCCATCATTCTTATTCCTGTTCACGCTGATCCCGCACCTGCCTTTCATAAAAAAGAAGGATATCCTCAAACAACTCACGCTTATCATAAAAGACATCATCCCGGCAGAAGGGTATAATAAGAACATCATCAACTTTATTGACGACACTTTTTTTAAGACCCCTGTCTTTGGATTACTGTCCTTTGGATTGCTGCTGGCACTTTTCTTTGCCTCCAATGCCATGATGGGCATCATGCGTTCGTTCAATAAGAATTACATCGGTTTTGCAAAAAGAAAGGGGCTGCACGACCGCTGGGTTGCCATCCGCCTTACCACACTTATTTTCGGGCTGGTGCTTGGCTGCCTGATCCTGCTCATCACCCAGGGCGCCGTTTTAAAATGGTTTGGTCTCAAAAGTGAATTCTGGCGCTACCTCATCCTGTATGCCCGGTGGATCGTAATCATTGCCCTTGTTTTCTACTCCATCGCCTTTATCTATAAATATGCCCCGGCCGTTCATAAAAAATGGAGACTGGTCTCCCCGGGCAGCATCCTGGCCACCTTCCTGTGCATCCTGGCCACACTGGGTTTCTCAGAATTTGTGAACAATTTCGGCAGTTACAATGCCCTGTACGGCTCCATTGGAACCATCATCGTTCTGATGGCACTCATTTTCATCAATTCGCTGGTGCTGCTGATCGGTTTCGAACTCAACGTAAGCATCAAATCCCTGCGGGCCATTGCCGAAAGAAGGGATGCCCACGAAAAGGAACTGGCCGGCAAAGAAAAAAATACATGA
- a CDS encoding thioredoxin family protein: protein MKKTLFAFAAMATLAFTVGDPLPIGSAMPRADLKMKDISGKEVAMKDAAKENGVLVMFSCNTCPYVIKNQQRTLAISEYAIKMKIGVILLNSNEAYRGNEDSFDAMKEYAKEQGYQWNYVIDKDHVVADAFGANRTPECFLFDKNLKLVYHGAIDDSPSDVSAVKRIHLQEAINELTTGKEVSVKESRSVGCTIKRKS, encoded by the coding sequence ATGAAAAAGACATTATTTGCATTTGCTGCCATGGCCACACTTGCCTTCACCGTTGGTGACCCGTTGCCCATCGGCAGTGCCATGCCCAGGGCCGACCTGAAGATGAAAGACATTTCCGGTAAAGAGGTCGCCATGAAAGATGCCGCCAAAGAAAACGGCGTACTGGTGATGTTCAGTTGCAACACCTGCCCCTATGTGATCAAGAACCAGCAACGCACCCTCGCCATCAGTGAGTATGCCATCAAAATGAAGATAGGCGTCATCCTGCTCAACAGCAATGAGGCATACCGGGGCAACGAAGACAGTTTTGACGCCATGAAAGAATATGCCAAAGAGCAGGGATACCAGTGGAATTATGTGATCGATAAAGACCATGTGGTGGCCGATGCCTTCGGCGCCAACCGCACCCCGGAATGTTTCTTATTCGACAAGAACCTGAAACTGGTATATCATGGTGCCATTGACGACAGTCCATCTGATGTAAGCGCTGTAAAAAGGATCCACCTGCAGGAGGCCATTAATGAATTGACAACAGGCAAGGAGGTTTCTGTGAAAGAAAGCCGGAGTGTGGGCTGTACGATAAAGAGGAAGAGCTAG
- a CDS encoding TlpA family protein disulfide reductase — protein sequence MLFLLTLILFVGFAHSQSIRKWKIEDVVKSYTKNNDTVYVVNFWATFCKPCIAEIPDFIRIVKKYEKQKVKLLLVSLDLASYYPSRIAAFAKKNKYNVPIVWLDETNADHFCPMIDVKWSGSIPSTIVVNNKTGYRKFTEGEMGAADFETMIKEAIIKPTIAQ from the coding sequence ATGCTTTTTCTCCTTACACTTATTTTATTTGTTGGGTTTGCCCACAGCCAGTCCATACGCAAATGGAAGATAGAGGATGTGGTGAAATCATACACAAAGAACAACGATACGGTTTACGTGGTTAATTTCTGGGCCACTTTCTGCAAACCCTGTATTGCCGAGATCCCCGACTTTATACGGATCGTGAAGAAGTATGAAAAGCAGAAGGTGAAACTGCTGCTGGTGAGTCTTGACCTGGCATCCTATTACCCTTCCCGGATCGCCGCCTTTGCCAAAAAGAATAAGTACAATGTACCCATTGTATGGCTGGATGAGACCAATGCCGATCATTTCTGCCCGATGATCGATGTGAAGTGGAGTGGTTCCATTCCTTCCACCATTGTGGTTAACAACAAAACGGGTTACCGGAAATTTACAGAAGGGGAGATGGGTGCAGCGGATTTTGAGACCATGATCAAAGAAGCCATCATAAAACCAACCATTGCACAATAA
- the bshC gene encoding bacillithiol biosynthesis cysteine-adding enzyme BshC encodes MNFTSTQTPYSKTGFFSKMVLDYLGQVKPLLPFYTHPVSVEGIKAAIEDRKKYPTGRELLVEELKKQYQHVIASEKTAQHIGLLLSGNSFTIITAHQPNIFTGHLYFIYKVMHAIKLAEFLKAEIPGCDFVPVFYMGSEDADLEELGHVYINGVKHEWKTDQTGAVGRMKVDKALTSVLDVIAGELSVQPFGKDITGLMKDCYTEGETIEQATFKLVNELFGEYGLVVLLPDNAALKKAFIPVIEKELTEAFSHKLVEQSVAAFPAEYKVQAGGRAINLFYLKDDSRQRIEKSGTQWSIVNGKQQFSEPEIRKEFNEHPDRFSPNVILRPVFQEMILPNIAFIGGGGEIAYWLELKKVFEVVKVPFPPLVLRNSFMLAEEKQGKLAGNLGLSLMDLFKTENDLLNDIVKRNSSVQLSLQKERKAMDTFYTNLKKTAGAVDTSLQRHTEALHKKALDKLEALEKKMLRAEKKKFEAQQRQLHKLKEQLFPHGSLQERIENFMPFYAKWGRGFIDAVYKNSLALEQEFVVMEEK; translated from the coding sequence ATGAATTTTACATCTACGCAAACACCTTACAGCAAAACGGGTTTTTTTTCGAAAATGGTACTGGATTACCTGGGCCAGGTAAAGCCTTTGCTGCCTTTCTATACCCACCCGGTCTCCGTGGAGGGTATAAAGGCGGCCATCGAAGACCGTAAGAAATACCCCACCGGCCGGGAATTACTGGTGGAAGAACTGAAGAAGCAGTACCAGCATGTTATTGCTTCAGAAAAAACAGCGCAGCATATCGGCCTGCTGCTTTCCGGGAACAGCTTTACCATCATCACAGCCCACCAGCCGAATATCTTTACCGGCCACCTGTATTTTATTTACAAGGTAATGCATGCCATTAAACTGGCCGAATTTCTTAAAGCAGAGATACCCGGCTGTGATTTTGTACCCGTGTTTTATATGGGCAGCGAAGACGCCGACCTGGAAGAACTGGGCCATGTGTACATCAACGGCGTTAAACATGAATGGAAGACGGACCAGACCGGCGCTGTGGGCAGGATGAAAGTGGACAAGGCGCTGACCAGCGTGCTGGATGTCATCGCCGGGGAACTCAGCGTGCAACCCTTTGGCAAGGATATCACCGGGCTGATGAAGGATTGTTATACCGAAGGCGAAACGATTGAACAGGCCACGTTCAAACTGGTGAATGAACTGTTTGGGGAATACGGGCTGGTCGTATTGCTGCCCGATAATGCGGCATTGAAGAAAGCGTTCATACCTGTTATTGAAAAAGAACTCACAGAAGCATTTTCGCATAAACTGGTTGAACAGTCGGTGGCTGCATTCCCTGCTGAATATAAGGTGCAGGCAGGTGGGCGGGCCATTAATTTATTCTATTTGAAGGACGACAGCCGGCAAAGAATAGAAAAGAGCGGTACCCAATGGTCAATAGTAAATGGTAAACAGCAGTTCAGTGAACCGGAGATACGAAAAGAGTTTAATGAACACCCGGATCGTTTCAGTCCGAATGTGATCCTTCGCCCGGTATTCCAGGAGATGATCCTGCCCAACATCGCCTTCATCGGCGGGGGAGGAGAGATCGCCTACTGGCTGGAACTGAAAAAAGTATTTGAAGTGGTAAAGGTTCCTTTTCCGCCATTGGTGCTGCGTAATTCGTTTATGCTGGCAGAGGAAAAGCAGGGTAAACTGGCGGGCAACCTGGGACTTTCCCTCATGGATCTTTTCAAAACAGAGAACGACCTGCTGAATGATATCGTAAAACGCAACAGTAGCGTGCAGCTGAGCCTGCAAAAGGAAAGGAAGGCCATGGATACGTTCTATACCAACCTGAAGAAAACTGCAGGGGCAGTGGATACCAGCTTGCAAAGACATACCGAAGCCCTCCACAAAAAGGCGCTGGACAAACTGGAAGCGCTTGAGAAAAAAATGCTGCGTGCTGAAAAGAAGAAATTTGAGGCCCAGCAGCGGCAGCTGCACAAACTGAAGGAGCAGCTCTTCCCGCACGGCAGCCTGCAGGAACGCATTGAGAATTTCATGCCCTTTTATGCAAAATGGGGCAGGGGGTTCATAGATGCCGTTTATAAGAATTCGCTGGCACTGGAACAGGAGTTTGTGGTGATGGAGGAGAAATGA